A portion of the Girardinichthys multiradiatus isolate DD_20200921_A chromosome 23, DD_fGirMul_XY1, whole genome shotgun sequence genome contains these proteins:
- the LOC124860822 gene encoding uncharacterized protein LOC124860822 isoform X1: MLLFWVTLLVLLCQGNTFVPVVTVQLGQPVTLTCLFTETIQSIGSLHWYRQTTGDTLKLISMLRQNTNPIYGPGFSFPSFHTTHDNKMCNLSILKTTTEDEGMYHCANINWLESTWSGIYLLLKGNTETTSSYRVVQQAAVLDPFHPADSETLQCSLFSEPEGKNCSGDPSVFWFRTTSDKSFPELIYTDGKIPENCEKTSNAQKKCSYNFYKNVASSDVGTYYCAVATCGQILLGNGTKVEIANSSRSAKLLVVTTVICLAISVIVNIVLICCGTQRTSRINFTESCSSQVQYTSQPDGITEDGEHLTYAALHFSTGTTNKRELKTDESIYSNARESISMQ, encoded by the exons atgcttttattttgggtCACTCTACTTGTTCTTCTTTGTCAAGGAA ATACCTTTGTTCCTGTCGTCACAGTTCAACTGGGACAACCTGTAACTTTGACATGTTTATTTACTGAGACGATTCAGAGCATCGGTTCGCTTCACTGGTACAGGCAGACAACAGGAGAtactttaaaattaatttcaatGCTGCGTCAGAATACAAACCCCATTTATGGACCAGGATTTTCATTCCCAAGTTTCCACACAACACATGACAACAAAATGTGCAATCTGTCAATCTTGAAGACGACTACAGAAGATGAGGGAATGTATCATTGTGCTAACATTAACTGGCTTGAATCTACATGGAGCgggatttatttattattaaaag gAAACACCGAGACAACATCAAGCTACCGTGTTGTTCAACAGGCAGCTGTTTTAGATCCATTCCATCCAGCAGACTCAGAGACTCTGCAGTGTTCACTCTTCTCTGAGCCGGAGGGAAAGAATTGTTCAGGAGATCCCAGTGTGTTCTGGTTTAGAACCACATCAGACAAGTCTTTTCCAGAACTCATCTACACTGATGGAAAAATACCTGAAAATTGTGAGAAGACATCAAACGCTCAGAAGAAATGTAGTTACAACTTCTATAAGAATGTGGCCTCCTCTGATGTTGGGACTTATTACTGTGCTGTGGCCACATGTGGACAGATATTACTCGGAAACGGAACCAAAGTGGAAATCG ctaattCATCAAGGTCTGCAAAGTTGTTGGTGGTGACCACAGTGATCTGCTTGGCCATTTCTGTGATAGtgaatattgttttaatctgttgtgGAACTCAAAGAACATCACGCATAAACTTTACAG AAAGCTGCTCTTCACAAGTACAGTACACGAGCCAACCAGATGGTATT ACAgaagatggagagcatctgacCTATGCTGCCTTACATTTCTCTACAGGGACGACGAACAAGAGAGAGTTGAAGACTGACGAAAGCATCTATTCAAATGCCAGAGAATCAATTTCAATGCAGtga
- the LOC124860822 gene encoding uncharacterized protein LOC124860822 isoform X2, whose product MLLFWVTLLVLLCQGNTFVPVVTVQLGQPVTLTCLFTETIQSIGSLHWYRQTTGDTLKLISMLRQNTNPIYGPGFSFPSFHTTHDNKMCNLSILKTTTEDEGMYHCANINWLESTWSGIYLLLKGNTETTSSYRVVQQAAVLDPFHPADSETLQCSLFSEPEGKNCSGDPSVFWFRTTSDKSFPELIYTDGKIPENCEKTSNAQKKCSYNFYKNVASSDVGTYYCAVATCGQILLGNGTKVEIANSSRSAKLLVVTTVICLAISVIVNIVLICCGTQRTSRINFTESCSSQVQYTSQPDGIGRRTRES is encoded by the exons atgcttttattttgggtCACTCTACTTGTTCTTCTTTGTCAAGGAA ATACCTTTGTTCCTGTCGTCACAGTTCAACTGGGACAACCTGTAACTTTGACATGTTTATTTACTGAGACGATTCAGAGCATCGGTTCGCTTCACTGGTACAGGCAGACAACAGGAGAtactttaaaattaatttcaatGCTGCGTCAGAATACAAACCCCATTTATGGACCAGGATTTTCATTCCCAAGTTTCCACACAACACATGACAACAAAATGTGCAATCTGTCAATCTTGAAGACGACTACAGAAGATGAGGGAATGTATCATTGTGCTAACATTAACTGGCTTGAATCTACATGGAGCgggatttatttattattaaaag gAAACACCGAGACAACATCAAGCTACCGTGTTGTTCAACAGGCAGCTGTTTTAGATCCATTCCATCCAGCAGACTCAGAGACTCTGCAGTGTTCACTCTTCTCTGAGCCGGAGGGAAAGAATTGTTCAGGAGATCCCAGTGTGTTCTGGTTTAGAACCACATCAGACAAGTCTTTTCCAGAACTCATCTACACTGATGGAAAAATACCTGAAAATTGTGAGAAGACATCAAACGCTCAGAAGAAATGTAGTTACAACTTCTATAAGAATGTGGCCTCCTCTGATGTTGGGACTTATTACTGTGCTGTGGCCACATGTGGACAGATATTACTCGGAAACGGAACCAAAGTGGAAATCG ctaattCATCAAGGTCTGCAAAGTTGTTGGTGGTGACCACAGTGATCTGCTTGGCCATTTCTGTGATAGtgaatattgttttaatctgttgtgGAACTCAAAGAACATCACGCATAAACTTTACAG AAAGCTGCTCTTCACAAGTACAGTACACGAGCCAACCAGATGGTATT GGACGACGAACAAGAGAGAGTTGA
- the LOC124860092 gene encoding uncharacterized protein LOC124860092, with protein MTLLWITVFLLHQGYGFVPVVTVQLGEPVSFTCAVIEKFQSTTWLHWYKQRSSKTTSSYIVVKSAISDLSHQGDSETLQCSVLSKSENNSCSGDLRVFWFKAGSNGFFPNVIYTDGKRGDNCEESPNFQKKCSYNFSKNISSSDPGTYYCAVATCGEILLGNGIRKEGDQTPSYEIKTLLITKICLAISVIVNIIFICYQTQAFARRIFKERPSEAEHNLSQLREEIPVEGQDLNYSTLHFSGGKTPRGKKNRELTAEIVYSRVKQMDVDCSAL; from the exons ATGACTCTGTTATGGATCACAGTCTTCCTTCTTCATCAAGGAT aTGGCTTTGTTCCAGTGGTCACTGTTCAGCTTGGGGAACCTGTATCTTTTACATGTGCTGTTATAGAGAAATTTCAGAGCACCACATGGCTTCACTGGTACAAGCAAA gaaGCTCAAAGACGACATCGAGCTACATTGTTGTCAAGTCAGCAATTTCAGATCTATCCCATCAAGGAGACTCAGAGACTCTGCAGTGTTCAGTCCTCTCTAAGTCTGAGAATAATTCATGTTCAGGAGATCTCAGGGTGTTCTGGTTCAAAGCTGGATCCAACGGATTCTTTCCAAATGTAATCTACACTGATGGAAAAAGAGGTGATAATTGTGAGGAAAGTCCTAATTTCCAGAAGAAATGTAGTTATAACTTCTCCAAGAACATCAGCTCCTCTGATCCTGGGACTTATTACTGCGCTGTGGCCACATGTGGAGAAATCTTATTAGGAAATGGAATCAGAAAGGAAGGAG atcAAACACCAAGCTATGAAATTAAAACTCTACTGATCACAAAAATCTGCTTGGCCATTTCTGTGATTGTAAATATAATTTTCATCTGCTACCAAACTCAAGCATTTGCACGTAGAATATTTAAAG aaagaccctcagAAGCAGAACACAACTTGAGCCAACTAAGAGAAGAAATT CCTGTTGAAGGACAAGATCTGAACTATTCCACGTTACATTTCTCTGGAGGGAAAACACCAAGAGGAAAGAAGAACAGGGAATTGACGGCAGAAATTGTGTATTCAAGAGTCAAACAAATGGATGTCGACTGTAGTGCACTGTAG
- the LOC124860842 gene encoding uncharacterized protein LOC124860842 — MVRRLATFLLLRTIIVIQTLNVADNIPLTEVGLGQTVTLTCNASGHENGLFYWYKMNYGYLVQTVAGGSFGKLIFDEHFEKSGFQVENVGDIHSLIIRNVSKEDEATYLCQAGSAYKLKFVYGTNLAVNDIQNKKSAYVTQTSDIKSVSLGAEVTLQCSLLSKKKEKQSMDQCAEEHKVFWFRAKSESNLGFVYADEKRCGKKPGRGCEYRLSKTINNSLDTGTYYCAVVTCGEILFGEGTKVEIRQEFSMYAIVLCGLLACSVLANITLIFTRRKPKTLDDNHKGNATAMALTELDKDQSCNVQDGEEDGMNYVALNFSSRKPTRWKNKRETSDDGTYSNIKLSIKGSAHQ, encoded by the exons atggtCCGAAGACTGGCTACTTTCCTTCTTCTACGAACAATAA ttgtgaTTCAAACCCTAAATGTTGCTGACAACATCCCTCTGACTGAAGTTGGACTCGGTCAAACTGTCACCCTGACATGTAATGCATCTGGGCATGAAAATGGGTTGTTTTACTGGTATAAGATGAATTATGGATATTTGGTCCAAACAGTTGCTGGGGGCAGTTTTGGCAAATTAATCTTTGACGAACACTTTGAAAAGTCAGGCTTCCAAGTTGAAAACGTCGGCGACATCCATTCTCTCATCATCAGAAATGTCAGCAAAGAGGATGAAGCAACATACCTATGTCAGGCAGGATCAGCATACAAGCTGAAATTTGTTTATGGAACAAATTTGGCTGTGAATG ATATCCAAAATAAAAAGTCTGCTTATGTGACACAAACTTCAGATATAAAATCTGTTTCGCTTGGCGCCGAAGTGACTCTGCAGTGTTCACTTCTCtcgaagaaaaaggaaaaacaaagcatGGACCAGTGTGCAGAAGAACACAAGGTGTTCTGGTTCAGAGCAAAATCGGAATCTAATCTAGGATTTGTCTATGCTGATGAAAAACGCTGTGGCAAAAAACCAGGAAGGGGATGTGAATACCGACTGTCCAAAACTATAAACAACTCCTTGGATACTGGGACTTATTACTGTGCTGTGGTCACATGTGGAGAGATCCTGTTTGGAGAAGGAACCAAAGTAGAGATAA gaCAAGAATTTAGCATGTATGCTATTGTGCTCTGTGGACTTTTGGCTTGTTCTGTACTTGCGAACATCACATTGATTTTcacaagaagaaaaccaaagaCGCTTGATGATAATCACAAAG GAAATGCAACAGCCATGGCTCTCACTgaactggacaaggatcaatcatgCAATGTG CAGGATGGTGAAGAGGATGGGATGAACTATGTGGCGCTAAATTTCTCTTCACGAAAACCTACAAGATGGAAGAATAAGAGGGAGACATCGGACGACGGCACATATTCAAACATTAAACTGTCCATAAAAGGCAGTGCTCATCAATAG